In Roseibium algicola, the DNA window GTTGTTGCATTTGCTGATGATCATGGCGCGGGGGGCGATCCTTTTCCTGTTGGTGCTGGTGGCATGACGCTGGTGCGTCAACGCCGGCCAACCCTGATCTATCCGATCGTCTACCAACCGATTTTCTGCCTGGTTCTCCAAGGGGAGAAGCAGACATATCTCGGATCGAATACCGTCCGGTTCGGTGCCATGCAGTCACTGATTGTCGGGCTGGATCTGCCCGCGCAGGCACGGGTCGTGCGTGCGAGCCAGGCCGAGCCCTATGTTGCGCTCGCCATTCCACTGGACATGGCACTGATCCGCGAACTTGCTCTGGAGCTGGACCGGCCGGGTAAAACATCTCTGGCTGCACGCGCCGTTGCAAGCGGCAGGGCAGATGCGGCAATCGTCGATGCCATGCGGCGCCTGTTCGAGCTTGCGGAGATGCCGGAGGCAGGCAAGGTGTTGCTGCCGTTGATCTTGCGAGAGATCCACTACTGGCTGCTGACCGCCGAACATGGCGCGATCCTGCGTCAGATTTCAGAGCAGGACAGTCACGCGGCCCGCATCGCCAAGGTCATTGCCGGCATACGCCGGAACATTGCGGCGTCCTTGCGGGTGGACGATCTTGCCGGTGAGGCAGGTATGAGCGTGTCTGCCTTCCATGCGCACTTCAAGGATATTACCGGCACCAGTCCGCTGCAGTTTCAAAAGCAGTTGCGGCTGATGGAGGCACGCCGGCTGCTGCAGGCGGAAAAACTGTCCGTCTCGCGCGCGGCGTTCCAGGTGGGTTACGAAAGCGCGACCCAGTTCAGCCGAGAGTACGCCCGGCATTTCGGTCTGCCGCCGCGCGCCGACAAGGCGAACGAACCTGCCCAGGCGGCCTTCTGACCGTCCGGGCAGCGTCTGATTTGATTAGAGGAACAGTTCGCCCCGAGCGACAAGCGTCGCCTGACCGCCGATCCTGACCGCATGCATCTTGCCGCCCTCGATGTCGATTTCAAGGTCGATCAGGGATGGCCGTCCCATCTCGAAACCCTGTTCGATGCGGATATGGTGGGTGCCGTTGGGAAGGTCGTCGTAGTAGTCGACCACACCTGCGAATGCCGCTGCGGCAGAACCTGTCGCGGGATCTTCTGGAATACCCATGTCGGGCGCAAACAGGCGGGCGTGGAAAGCGCTGTCATGGGAGCGGGTTTCGCGGCAATAGACATAAGCGTCCGTATTGCCGTTCTTGCCGAAGCCCGCGTTCCACATGGCCGGCACCGGTTTGGCGCGCGCCAAGGCATCCAGATCGCGCACCGGCACGAAGGTGAAGGGAGGGCCTACGCGGAAGCGGGAGGGGCCATGGTTCTCGAACCCGATGTCACTCGGCTCCAGGTTGAGCGCGGCGGCGATCAGTTCGACGTTGTTGGTCGGTCCGGCGGGCTCCGGCAGGC includes these proteins:
- a CDS encoding PhzF family phenazine biosynthesis protein, whose translation is MSRRYAILDVFTNTSLAGNPLAVVLDSEGLSDEQMQKIAGEFNLSETVFVFPPEKPGHSATMRIFTPKMELPFAGHPTVGTAILLATERFGDISGEQDAVVVLKQQIGTVRCAVILREHAAAFAEFDVPSLPEPAGPTNNVELIAAALNLEPSDIGFENHGPSRFRVGPPFTFVPVRDLDALARAKPVPAMWNAGFGKNGNTDAYVYCRETRSHDSAFHARLFAPDMGIPEDPATGSAAAAFAGVVDYYDDLPNGTHHIRIEQGFEMGRPSLIDLEIDIEGGKMHAVRIGGQATLVARGELFL
- a CDS encoding AraC family transcriptional regulator, whose translation is MQADELIRKVVAFADDHGAGGDPFPVGAGGMTLVRQRRPTLIYPIVYQPIFCLVLQGEKQTYLGSNTVRFGAMQSLIVGLDLPAQARVVRASQAEPYVALAIPLDMALIRELALELDRPGKTSLAARAVASGRADAAIVDAMRRLFELAEMPEAGKVLLPLILREIHYWLLTAEHGAILRQISEQDSHAARIAKVIAGIRRNIAASLRVDDLAGEAGMSVSAFHAHFKDITGTSPLQFQKQLRLMEARRLLQAEKLSVSRAAFQVGYESATQFSREYARHFGLPPRADKANEPAQAAF